The following nucleotide sequence is from Meiothermus cerbereus DSM 11376.
CACCGTCCATTGTGGCTCAAAACCCAACATATTGCGAATTTTGGAAAAGTCCACGCGGTAGTTGCGCCGGTCGCCGTCGCGCCCCGAGTCGATCAGTTCGGCATCGGGAACCAGTTTCTTAACCAGCTCACCCACCATGCCTAAGGTCATGTTGCCCTCGTTGCTGCCCACATTAAAGGTCTGGTTATGCACGTGCTCCTTGGGGGCTTCCACTGCCAGCATAACCGCGCGCGCCGCATCATCCACGTGCACGAAAGGCCGCCACTGATCGCCCCCAAACACGGTAATTTTCTTCTCCACCACGGCTTTGGCCGTAAGCAGGTTGACCACCAGGTCGAATCTGGTACGCCCCGAGAGGCCATAGATGGTGCCAAAGCGCAGGATGACCACCGAAAAATCGTCGCTCTGGAGCTGGTGCAGCACCTGTTCGGAAGCAATTTTGCTGCGTGCATAGAGCGAGACCGGGTTGAGGTTGCTGCGTTCGTTGAGAATCTGGTCACTGGCCCCGTATACCGAGCAGGTACTGGCGAAGATAAACCGGCGGACGTGCATCCCTTTGGCAATTTCGGCGATGGTGCGGGTGGCTACCAGGTTGATCTCGATGGTGAGGTTTTCGTCAAGGGCACAGGCCGGGTCGCCCACCAACCCCCCCAGGTGCACCACCGTATCCACCCCCCGCATGGCCTCCACCACCTTGTCCACCTGGCGGAAGTCGGCCTGAATGATCTCGAGGTTGGGATGGTGCAACACCTGGGCGATGGGCTCTTTACCAAACAAGAGCAGATCCAGCAGGCGCACCCGGTAGCCCCGCTCGAGCAGCCTGGGCAGCAGCCCGGAGCCAATATAGCCCGCCCCTCCAATCACCAAAATGGTGCGGTCGTCGGCGGTTAGAGGGGGAATGGGGTTGGCCTTGGCCTTGCGCCGGGCCTCGACGCTATCCCAGTAGTGTACCCAGGCCCTCGAGGCCAGGGTAAGAACCAGGGTGAAGAAGCCGCTGGCGAACAACACCGAGCGCGGGGGGTCGACCAGCGGTAACATGAACACGGCAAAGCCAAAAATGAGATAGGCCAGCATAACCGCCTGGGCCACCACCAGCATCTTGTAGCGGCTCTGATAGGCACGACCCCTGGTATAAAAACCACTCGCAGCAAAAACCAAAAACGTAATGGCCATTAAAATGACCACGTTCTCGCCGTAAATTTTGGCATAGGCCCCCAACAGCGCGGCATCGGCTGCGCCACGGTAGGCCCACAGCAGGTGAATCACCATGGCCACAG
It contains:
- a CDS encoding NAD-dependent epimerase/dehydratase family protein, with protein sequence MVYLKELRLTADVILRILADQLMVAASFAVAMVIHLLWAYRGAADAALLGAYAKIYGENVVILMAITFLVFAASGFYTRGRAYQSRYKMLVVAQAVMLAYLIFGFAVFMLPLVDPPRSVLFASGFFTLVLTLASRAWVHYWDSVEARRKAKANPIPPLTADDRTILVIGGAGYIGSGLLPRLLERGYRVRLLDLLLFGKEPIAQVLHHPNLEIIQADFRQVDKVVEAMRGVDTVVHLGGLVGDPACALDENLTIEINLVATRTIAEIAKGMHVRRFIFASTCSVYGASDQILNERSNLNPVSLYARSKIASEQVLHQLQSDDFSVVILRFGTIYGLSGRTRFDLVVNLLTAKAVVEKKITVFGGDQWRPFVHVDDAARAVMLAVEAPKEHVHNQTFNVGSNEGNMTLGMVGELVKKLVPDAELIDSGRDGDRRNYRVDFSKIRNMLGFEPQWTVEQGIQQVIEALQSGKVRDYKAAMYSNVKYLTEGAASDAVKQYYLGWEKSLIQQTYEAKEEQGAITVPQA